One Spinacia oleracea cultivar Varoflay chromosome 4, BTI_SOV_V1, whole genome shotgun sequence DNA segment encodes these proteins:
- the LOC110789303 gene encoding probable WRKY transcription factor 66, translating into MDRKVVEEELRKGWEAASQFRNLLNTQDQLTEKLERGECSNDQRRMECMKNYSNTMLNSFDNSISILKKIVHSVEMEAFSVGQITTNACPSKSRLRTIETPNLTPDGHAWRKYGQKSILKSKHPREYYRCAYKEDQNCQATKQVQKTSDNPRKYRITYFGHHTCQPILNNNNLIPDSSMLDPLERDFTNIISFDLKNHPNTFPKQDLSLVIPSSSLSNNHPPPQAVDSIMETSLDDEIAYLNYPDVLYSPRIFTSPSYMDTSNVEDYRLMVDDSYDMSGVLLDLPLWD; encoded by the exons ATGGATAGGAAGGTTGTGGAGGAAGAGTTGAGAAAAGGGTGGGAAGCAGCAAGTCAGTTCAGGAATTTACTTAATACACAAGATCAACTAACAGAGAAATTAGAGCGAGGTGAATGTAGTAATGATCAAAGAAGAATGGAATGTATGAAAAATTATTCAAACACAATGCTTAATTCATTTGATAATTCCATTTCCATCTTAAAAAAGATTGTTCACTCTGTGGAAATGGAGGCCTTCTCAGTTGGTCAAATAACAACAAATGCATGCCCATCCAAGTCCAG GCTGCGGACGATAGAAACCCCAAATCTTACACCTGATGGCCACGCTTGGAGGAAATATGGGCAGAAATCAATTCTCAAGTCAAAGCACCCCAG GGAATATTACAGGTGCGCGTATAAAGAAGATCAAAATTGCCAAGCAACCAAACAGGTTCAAAAGACATCAGATAATCCAAGGAAATATAGGATCACTTACTTTGGTCATCATACATGCCAACCTATTCTCAATAACAACAATTTAATCCCTGATAGTAGTATGTTGGATCCTCTTGAAAGAGATTTTACAAACATCATAAGCTTCGACCTAAAAAACCATCCCAACACTTTCCCCAAACAAGACCTTAGTCTTGTTATTCCTAGTTCATCATTGTCTAATAATCATCCTCCTCCACAAGCCGTTGATTCGATCATGGAGACTTCACTAGATGATGAAATTGCCTATTTAAACTATCCAGACGTGTTGTATTCACCAAGAATATTCACGAGCCCAAGTTATATGGATACTTCAAACGTCGAAGATTACAGGTTAATGGTGGACGATTCTTATGATATGAGCGGTGTGTTGCTAGACCTCCCACTTTGGGATTGA